The region ACCCTCTACCCTCCTGAAGAGCGGCAACTGGCGGAGTTGCGCTTCAAGATTGAGGGGAAATTCAGCAGGGCGCAGAATCCTCCGGACGGACTTGAATCGGCAAAATATGCCATGCTGTTCTATGGAATAGCTCTCAAGGCCATTGAGCAGGAAGCCGAGGAAAGCAAAAAGATTTCCTTTGCTCCGGAACCCACTGACACCACAGCAGCCGTCTGTCTCGACAACCTTGCCCTGATGGGGCCCTGCGGCCGGAATCTGGCCGCCCTGATCCTCTGCAACAAACTGCTTCCGTTCTCACGGGCCAAAGACTGGTTTTCCAAACAGCATGACAAAACAGCCATCGCAGTGGCCGACCGCATGCCGGCCGTACACAAAGGCGATGTGCCGGAACGGATAAGGTTTGCAAACTCAGTGCTTGAACGGGCCTCGGACCTCGACCTGCATAAATCAGTTGATTTTTTCGCCCGCAACGGAACACGCAAAGGCCAACTTACCTTCAGTTCGCTGGTTAAATTCATGTCCGGCAACTACGGCAGCACCTGTCGTGAAAGGCTGCGCGTCCCGGAAAGCCTTGATGAAATAACTCTCTGCACTGAAACAATGCCCCCCTATCCGGACCGGGAACTGGTGGACGACGTATCCTTCCACCTGAAGACAATGGACCCGATCATCATGGGAAAGGTGCTTCGGGCCGTAGTCAGGCTTGCAGATGAAATAGATGACGAACTGCTCAAGGAAATAATACCCCTTGCCCAATCCGCTTCCCTGCCCCTGGCAAAAGCGGCAATGGATGTACTCACCAGATTCGGAGGTGCCAGACGGGGCAGAATTTTCGCACAGATTTTCAATGAAGCACCCAAGCTGCGGGCAGAACTCATCAACCGGGTTCCGCTGCTCAGCAGTGAAAATTTCTCCCGCTTCATGAATGATATTTCAAATGTCTTCCACACCCCGGTACTGGCGGTCCTCTATTCCACAATCAGCGAAGAAGATCCGCAGTGTTTTGGAAACATTCTGGCAAGTGTGCTCAAACAATCCCGCAGCAAAAAGAAAAACAGCCTGAAACCCGTGCTGTCCCGGATAATGGATACGGACAGTCTGGAAGAACCGCTCAGACCGGAAATGCCGGAAGGCAAAAATATCCCCGGTGTGGATTTTGTCAAACAGGGCGGCCCCATTGTGCTCAATATTGAACAGAAAGAGGAAGAACAGACCGGATTCAAACGCATCTTCGGCAAGCCGATAGTCCAGTCCGACAGCATGCCGGACATATACACAGACGGACAGATCACCAACCAGCGGCTGCACAAGCTTAATAAATGGAAAAGCCTTTCGCGCGGACTGACCTTCCAGAACACCACCTTCACAGCCTGCGAATTCAGAGAATCTTTCATGGAAGAATGCACCTTCAAAAACTGCACTTTTGAAGCATGCACCTTTGCTGAAGCTGTTTTTCTGGAAAGTGAATTCACAGAATGCAACTTCCAAAGCTGTTCCCTGAACGAGAGCACCTTTTACGACTGTTCTTTTACGGACTGTTCCTTTACCACCTCCCACTTTGATTCTGCAGTCACTTTCCTGAGTACCTTTAAAAGCTGCCGCTTAAATGCTGTTGCCGCAGCAGGAGCATATTTCTGCAGGACAAGATTTTTCGCCACCATGCTCCGGGCCTGCGATTTACGTGAAGCCTTCTTTTACAAAAGCACCCACAGAGGATGCGACTTCGAATTTTCAGACTTTGCCACCACCCTGTTCAGGGACGGAGCGGCCACCTGTTCGAACTTTCATGAATGCAGCACAATCCACTGCCGGGCCATGAACATGAAAACCGAATCCCCGGAACTGCTCAAAGCCATGAGCCGGACCTTTAGCGCACGGCTGACCATGCGGGAAAGATTAAAAAAAAGATCCGCCGGATTTGGAGAAATAGACGAGTACGGCCGGGGAGTGCTGCACAAGACCATCAAACGCTGGTTCGCATTCAAGGACATCAACCGCAACTACGCCAATTTCGGCTCCAATAACAAGCGCAGGCTGGACTGGGCCGCGGCCAAACTGGATGACCGGGGGCAGAAGTTTATGAAACTGCTGCCCGCCCTGCTGCACACCAATATCTTTGAAGTGAAATCCGGCATGGATCACAGCAGTGCAGGTTCCAGAATCAAGGGCTATGAACTCACCCCGCAGGCTGCGGATCTGCTGGAAGAATTCTTCCCGGAAACAGAATATGAAGAGGGCGGCAAATCTTTCATTCCCATTGAAGCCTTCATGTCCATCGGCAGTACCGGGACCATTGCCCAGACCCCGGATTCGGACCTGGACTGCTGGGTCTGCTGCGATTTCAAGGGCAAACCGCCGGAAAGCCGGGAAAAGCTTGGTGTTAAATTAAAAAACATCGAAAAATGGGCCCTTAATGAATTCGGGCTGGAACTGCACTTCTTCATCATGGATACCCGCGAAATCCGGAACAATAAATTCGGGTTAAGCGACGAGGAAAGCTCCGGTTCAGCCCAGAGCGCAATCCTGAAAGAAGAATTTTACCGCACCGCCCTGCTGCTGGCCGGCAAGCCGCCCCTGTGGTGGTTCACCCCGCCGGAGGCCGGAGAAAAAACATATGAAGCAGGCAGGAAAAAAGTAAGCCTGCTCAAGGGCAAAGATTTCTTTGTTGATCTCGGTAATGTTCCCAGCATTCCCGTTGAAGAATTTTTCGGGGCCTCCCTCTGGCAGATAGTTAAAGGGATTAAAAGCCCGTTCAAAGCCATAATGAAATTCGGTCTGCTGGAGCTTTACACCTCAGACAGCAGATATTCGCTGCTCTGCGAAAAGCTTAAAAAAAATATCCGGCAGGGGACACGGTCCATTCGCCGGGTTGACCCCTACATGCTTCTCTACCGGGAGCTTGCAGATTTCTATGCCCTGCGGGACCATAAAGACTATATATGGCTTACGGCCATGTCCCTGCGCTTGAAGTGCGGTCTGACCGGAGAAAAAGGACTGGCGGGAGCTCCTAGCCGCCCGGAAGAAATTGAACTCATGGAATTCACCGCCACCCTGTCCGGGGAAACACCGGAAGGGGCAGTGGACGATTTCAAGGATCTTTCCGACTTCAGTTCCGTGGTGGAACTGGGCAGGCAGGTCAACCAGTTCATGATCAATACCTACATGAAAGTGCGCGGGGAACAGGACAAGATTCCCGGAATTTCCATCACCCCCGAAGACCTTACCCGGCTGGGCAGGGTTGTTTTTTCAGCCTTTGCCAAGCGCAAGGACAAAATTCTGCGCTTGTCCCTGCCCGGTCCCAGAACCCATTTTTTTAATTCCATCAATATTTCCCGCTCGGAAATTGGAAATTTGTGGCAAATTCATGGAGAGTACCCGGACGAATCCGGAGCCCGCAACATCCTGACCGGGATAGAATCAGGAGCGGACCTTAATTCCATGCTGGTCTGGCTGGCCCTGAACGGTCTTTTCAATCAGGAAATGCAGGTCAAAACCGATATGAGTGCGGCCCCCCTACGTGCCCGGGAGCTAAAAAAACTTTTCAGCGACCTGATGCTTTTCTTCCCCAAAAAGGAAACCTTTAATGTCGCCATTGAAGAAACCCTGAACACGGAACGGATAACACGGGGATTTTTCATCGTGAACCTCTGTGTTCCCCCGGAGAGCAGAAAGGTACAGGAAGTTCATTTTGTATACAGCACCAACTGGGGCGAGGTATTCTGCAGGCCGCTAAAGGTAAACATTAAGCTGGTGGAAAACCCGGAAAAATATCTGCGGGAAGAGCTGGGATCGCTTTGTGACGGGGACTTCCGGCTGGGTCAGTTTGTTCCGCAGAATTCTGAATGCCCGTTCCTTAAAATTCCGGTGAGTTAGGGCTGCATCTGAAAGCTGCCGGACAACAATCTGCCCAGAGGACACACTCCAATGCCCATAATTCGCAAAAGCCTGCTGCAGCTGATTTTTTCCGGTTCGTTCATGAAAAGATGGAACGACAAACTCCGGCCCATGGAACTGGTGGAGGTGGACAAGCAGGCCCACAAAATGATTGCCGCATGGATTCTTTTTGAACTCAACGCGGACAAGCTTGAACAACGGGAACGAGTCAGGCTGGGCAACGAAATCGTTGAGGGCGGTATCTTTGAATACCTCTTCCGCATGGTCATCACCGACATCAAACCCCCGGTATTCTACCGCATCAAAGAAAATCCCGAACATTACCGCAAACTGTCCAAATGGGTTCTCAAGCAGCTCCGGCCCCGGCTCATGCCGCTGGGCAAAGAATTCTGGGAACGGCTCACCGAGTACCACCTGAATCCCGATGAATCATCTCTGGACCGTAATATTCTGGATGC is a window of Desulfovibrio sp. JC010 DNA encoding:
- a CDS encoding class I adenylate cyclase, giving the protein MAETETHDTLLEELRRLTLYPPEERQLAELRFKIEGKFSRAQNPPDGLESAKYAMLFYGIALKAIEQEAEESKKISFAPEPTDTTAAVCLDNLALMGPCGRNLAALILCNKLLPFSRAKDWFSKQHDKTAIAVADRMPAVHKGDVPERIRFANSVLERASDLDLHKSVDFFARNGTRKGQLTFSSLVKFMSGNYGSTCRERLRVPESLDEITLCTETMPPYPDRELVDDVSFHLKTMDPIIMGKVLRAVVRLADEIDDELLKEIIPLAQSASLPLAKAAMDVLTRFGGARRGRIFAQIFNEAPKLRAELINRVPLLSSENFSRFMNDISNVFHTPVLAVLYSTISEEDPQCFGNILASVLKQSRSKKKNSLKPVLSRIMDTDSLEEPLRPEMPEGKNIPGVDFVKQGGPIVLNIEQKEEEQTGFKRIFGKPIVQSDSMPDIYTDGQITNQRLHKLNKWKSLSRGLTFQNTTFTACEFRESFMEECTFKNCTFEACTFAEAVFLESEFTECNFQSCSLNESTFYDCSFTDCSFTTSHFDSAVTFLSTFKSCRLNAVAAAGAYFCRTRFFATMLRACDLREAFFYKSTHRGCDFEFSDFATTLFRDGAATCSNFHECSTIHCRAMNMKTESPELLKAMSRTFSARLTMRERLKKRSAGFGEIDEYGRGVLHKTIKRWFAFKDINRNYANFGSNNKRRLDWAAAKLDDRGQKFMKLLPALLHTNIFEVKSGMDHSSAGSRIKGYELTPQAADLLEEFFPETEYEEGGKSFIPIEAFMSIGSTGTIAQTPDSDLDCWVCCDFKGKPPESREKLGVKLKNIEKWALNEFGLELHFFIMDTREIRNNKFGLSDEESSGSAQSAILKEEFYRTALLLAGKPPLWWFTPPEAGEKTYEAGRKKVSLLKGKDFFVDLGNVPSIPVEEFFGASLWQIVKGIKSPFKAIMKFGLLELYTSDSRYSLLCEKLKKNIRQGTRSIRRVDPYMLLYRELADFYALRDHKDYIWLTAMSLRLKCGLTGEKGLAGAPSRPEEIELMEFTATLSGETPEGAVDDFKDLSDFSSVVELGRQVNQFMINTYMKVRGEQDKIPGISITPEDLTRLGRVVFSAFAKRKDKILRLSLPGPRTHFFNSINISRSEIGNLWQIHGEYPDESGARNILTGIESGADLNSMLVWLALNGLFNQEMQVKTDMSAAPLRARELKKLFSDLMLFFPKKETFNVAIEETLNTERITRGFFIVNLCVPPESRKVQEVHFVYSTNWGEVFCRPLKVNIKLVENPEKYLREELGSLCDGDFRLGQFVPQNSECPFLKIPVS